A single Henriciella sp. AS95 DNA region contains:
- a CDS encoding nucleoside transporter, whose protein sequence is MTDQAISAQTLKSGGEPEGLDHLPIPPNKLQPAGYFAGNYAGEHVAGTEFVIGALFAGAGAAASDVILGLLLGNLLAVLTWVFVTSPIAVDTRLTLYAYLEKIAGRHFIKLYSVVNGVMFLGLAGSMITVSASAVRVLFNSAFPGSPIEAQTGFLPTDIRFILIALAVGAVVVTLAVLGFKRLAQFAGAVVPWMICMFLVGALALYPMLAEAVGANLPALSLGEIWSVLSTQVYQPTPMEGAFWAIPNEAKSFWSIAAFAWVANLAMHGSLGDMTLLRFAKRKSYGWFSALGMFIGHFACWVFAGVMGAGAAYALTTDISSLDPGAVATQALGGAGVLAVIIAGWTTSNPTLYRAGLAFQSLNPKWSRVWVTLIVGVVTMVLACSPFVFSQLLGYVGWMGLTLSPVGAVIVAEHWLFKRIGLNRYWNSYRKSGLNFAAVIAWAAAFAVIFGLYFGAGVHQFFLLIPAWITATVVYILCAKAFGVARNYPEASMEEAAIAKRQKDEADYLASGAEIDESGGYTKAWWGLQIVSYLALAWIIVSAIRLVLADGETYDGLLDAFRSHLIWPTLVFFLCAAAAIIIPGEKRELAA, encoded by the coding sequence ATGACGGATCAAGCGATAAGCGCGCAAACTCTCAAATCGGGTGGCGAACCAGAAGGGCTGGATCATTTGCCAATTCCGCCCAACAAGCTTCAGCCAGCCGGCTATTTTGCAGGGAATTATGCCGGTGAGCACGTCGCGGGTACCGAGTTTGTTATCGGGGCGCTTTTTGCGGGAGCGGGCGCTGCTGCATCCGACGTGATTCTCGGCCTGCTGCTCGGCAATCTTCTCGCGGTGCTGACCTGGGTCTTCGTTACCTCCCCAATTGCGGTCGACACCAGGCTCACGCTCTATGCCTATTTGGAGAAGATCGCCGGTCGTCACTTCATCAAGCTCTATTCAGTTGTGAATGGCGTGATGTTTCTGGGACTCGCAGGATCCATGATCACGGTGTCCGCGTCGGCCGTCCGCGTGTTGTTCAACAGCGCTTTTCCCGGGTCACCCATTGAGGCGCAGACCGGCTTTCTGCCAACAGACATCCGGTTCATTCTGATTGCCTTGGCGGTTGGCGCTGTTGTCGTAACGCTGGCTGTTCTGGGCTTTAAACGTCTGGCGCAATTTGCCGGTGCTGTTGTGCCGTGGATGATCTGCATGTTTCTCGTCGGTGCCCTAGCGCTGTATCCGATGCTTGCCGAGGCGGTTGGTGCAAACCTTCCTGCCCTCTCTCTTGGCGAGATATGGTCTGTGCTGTCCACGCAAGTTTACCAGCCGACGCCAATGGAGGGGGCCTTCTGGGCGATTCCAAACGAAGCGAAAAGCTTCTGGTCGATTGCGGCCTTTGCCTGGGTCGCCAACCTCGCCATGCACGGATCGCTCGGCGACATGACCCTGCTTCGGTTTGCAAAGCGTAAGTCTTATGGCTGGTTTTCGGCCCTTGGAATGTTCATTGGCCACTTTGCCTGCTGGGTCTTCGCGGGCGTGATGGGTGCAGGCGCGGCGTATGCGCTGACAACCGACATTTCATCCCTCGACCCTGGTGCCGTGGCCACACAGGCACTCGGCGGAGCGGGCGTGCTTGCGGTCATTATCGCCGGCTGGACAACATCCAATCCGACACTCTATCGCGCAGGACTGGCTTTCCAGAGCCTGAATCCAAAGTGGAGTCGGGTCTGGGTGACACTCATCGTCGGCGTCGTCACTATGGTTCTCGCCTGTTCGCCTTTCGTGTTTTCCCAATTGCTTGGCTATGTCGGCTGGATGGGCCTGACCCTGTCTCCGGTTGGTGCGGTGATTGTGGCTGAACACTGGCTGTTCAAACGCATCGGGCTCAATCGGTATTGGAACAGCTATCGCAAATCCGGCCTCAACTTCGCGGCGGTGATTGCCTGGGCGGCGGCATTCGCTGTCATATTCGGTCTCTATTTCGGAGCTGGCGTGCACCAGTTTTTCCTGCTGATTCCAGCGTGGATTACAGCAACTGTCGTTTACATTCTTTGTGCGAAGGCATTTGGCGTAGCCAGGAACTATCCCGAAGCCTCAATGGAGGAAGCCGCGATCGCCAAGCGCCAAAAGGACGAAGCAGATTATCTGGCTTCCGGGGCAGAGATTGATGAGTCAGGCGGCTACACCAAGGCGTGGTGGGGGCTGCAAATTGTGAGCTATCTGGCGCTGGCATGGATCATTGTTTCAGCGATCCGTCTGGTGTTGGCAGACGGCGAAACCTATGACGGTTTGCTGGATGCGTTCCGCAGTCATTTGATCTGGCCGACGCTCGTTTTCTTCCTGTGTGCCGCGGCAGCCATTATCATTCCCGGTGAGAAGCGAGAACTCGCTGCGTGA